TGTAAAACCAAGCAGTTCCTGACCTAGGCTTCCAGGGTGGACTGTTAAACAGACACGTCTAACTTTCTTCAGAACCTCGTGTCTTGGAAGATGACATCATTCATCCTTGTAGCGCAGCTACAACATGGAAGTCAGACAGCAAAACTTAATTCCTAAAAGCTGTAAAAATCTGTTGAAAAGACAGAAATGCCAACATCTGCATATGCAGAGCGACAGTCTTAGAGACTAAGAGGAACAAATGGGTGGAATAAGAACACCAAATTACTGCAGACTTTAGTACTAAATAcaacaaattcaaataaatgaggaaattggTTTCCCCAATGATGCAATTGGGGAAGAACCCCCTCCCCATTAATGTTAGAGGAATTCCTGTGTGTAAGTAAATGAAATATTGCCACACACCGTCAAAAATTCATATAAATATACAGAGAACTAGCTTACTGGTTTGTGACTGTAGTAGCACCTTCTGTTTATATTCAAGACAACTTTTCagtgattaaataaaatacatacacaTGTTAAAACACAGGGTCTGACAGGAAGTTTAACATGGAAGCTGTGGTGGTGCACGTCCTGTTCTACCATACAATAAAAGAATGTATAAAAATAGATTCATTTTGCATAAACATACTTAAAATACTCAGCTATAAAATTCATATTTACACCAGCAACATTATTCATATCGAATTCTTAGAAGCATTACCACACATGTGGTAGAGTAAGCCACAGTTTAAGTTGGAATATGCAGGATTTAGAAGTGGGCAGAAATACAGTTTTCATTAGTATGTTTTCATTGGATGTATTTCACTGTAAATTAAAGTCTCCTCAATGTAATTTATAGTGACGATCTGTCTGGAGCACAAACATGTGGCACCAACTGTTTTCTGCAGTAACCCAGACACTGAAGATAGACAGGATTGCTCATGTCATCAGGAGCCACCGTAGCTTCTCCTGGCTTGGAAGAGCATAGGAAGGCTAAGTTTATGGTTTGGTTGCAATCCAAGGTTCTGATCCAAACTGTCACGCCATCCTAGATGCTGCTTCACcagcattttaggaaaagatTGCAAACAAAGAAGTCTTAAAACAACCTTTACCAAAGGTTGCTTTGTGACAATGTGGTTCCAAGATGCAATAATCACAAACAGGAAGCCATGGGAGATAAAGGTGACAGTAGGAAATAGCAGCTGGTGTGTGTTTTCAACAAACACACACCGTGGTCTTGCTATGCTGCTGAAGAATGGGAGAGACATTATTTGACTCCTTCTGTTTCTTCTCAGTGTTGTGCTGGACCAGCGGTGGCCTGTCAGAAGTTCTGCGTTTGGCTTTCTTTGCCAAAGGGCCCGATGAAAGGGATCCTTTCAGAGTTCTTTTGTTGGATGTCCTCCCGGTGACTGTCCTGTCAGTTAGACTGGACTGACCGGGCAGGTCCATGCTGCTGTTTGAACACAGAGGACTCAGAGCAAAGGGGTCCGACACAGTCATGTGGTAGAGACTTTTGCTTCCCGATAGCCCATCCCGTCGCTCCAGAGCAGGCAGGAGCTCAGACATGGCGGAGGTAGAGTCTTCATCCAGAGGCTGCTGCAGGAAAGGTAAAAATGGAATGCTTATTTGTGAGAATGAAATGTCttaatctttttcaaaatacaGTCTCTCATTAAAGGATTCATTCAATAAAATGAGCACTAGAATGATTAAATAGATCATAGACtatggctcagtaggaagaggagttgtcttgcaatcagaaggttttgggttcgattccagcttcctcctgccatctgtcgatgtgcccctgggcaaggcacttaacgtcaagttgcctaccaatctgcatatcagtgtatgaatgtgtgagcgttagtgagtgcgattgggtgaatgtggctttagtgtaaagtgctttgagtggtcggtatgactggaaaggctctacataagttcagtccatttaccatcatACAATAGATGGCTGAAAGGATTGGTTTTGGGGCATCCTTACCTGAAGGAGGGGAGTGTCTGCACGAGATAAAGATGTAGAACACTGGGACACTTTGGCCAGGTCAATTAGCACCTCTTCATTGTGAAATGTTTCTTGGGAGCCTCCAGGTTCCAGAAGTGCAATCACAATGGCGCTAGTGTTGTCAGCACGCAACATCCGCTGGCGCCATCGCAGCAGTGCATGGTTTACAAGCTGCCTGGCACTTGACACCCCACATGGTTCCTGGAAGGATGAATGCTTCATAATAAGGTAGACCTTACTGATAATCAATCACACATGAGTCAGTCTTTTGATCGTGTTTCCTTATTAAACCTTTAATCTGTAAACAGTAGTAGAGCTAAAGTAACACAGAATCCCATCAACGCAAATGGCTTACCGTTTCCTCGTCATTGTTCTGACACATGGAGATGGCTTCCTGAGGTGGCACCATATTCCACAGACCATCACTACCCAGGATGATGTAGCGATGTTTTCGAGCATCAAGAATCACAACGCTGGTGTCTGGCTCAGGAGAAACCACAAACTCTCCGCTGTAGAAATCATAACTCCACAGATCACCTGTAGGGTGGAAGTGAAAAAACTAGAATCAGCTCAGAGAAACCTCCAAGCTGCCAAGGTGATGACAAAAGATCCTCATGTTTCAGGGAAATGGTTGAATTAggtcaaataaaacatacaccaATACCATCAGTTATGATTACCAGATAGGAGTTATACCCTGAAAGTAATCCATATCAGCTTCAACCTAGACATTACTGTTGCCATAGAACCTTCCCATAGGCTGATAGCATGACTATGTACAAATATAATGACATGCAACTCACTATCAAAGTAATGGAGGTTCCTCATGTTTACTTGGGAATTTCAAAAAGATAAACTGGATGGTGTTGAATATTTTCATACATGTTCCTTATGCCTCTCACACCCGTGTCTATTACATTTCTGAATTCATCTGTTCAGGCAGCACCAACAGCAGGGCCTAGTTACTGAAATTGCCTTAATGGTTGTTTTTCTGACCTAAAGCTCGAGCGACAGCCAAGAAAGGTATCTGGTCAATAACGGTGCTCCGACGAACTGGGCCATTGTGACTCAGTCTGGGCCTCTTCCAGACCACCCGATTCACTCCTGACTTCTTGATCACACTGAAGGAGataaagagaagagagaagTTTACATTTGCATGAAGCAAAGTCCACACAGATTGCAAAAAATGAGTTTAAAGTAAGAAGCTGAGAAAAGGAACAATGTAGCTTGTTTCCTTTAGTCAGTAAAACAGGTTAAAACTGCCTGTATGAGACATCTGTTCCTTCACTGGGAGCAGAGCTATAATTAAAATTCGGTTTATTACATCTTAACTACTGACACTGAAATCAAATAAGCATTAAACCTTAAACTGCTCTGAGTTTGTATAAACACGCCAGTTTAAACCTTGTGCATTTTGCAGATGCCTCACTAACTTAACCTGGTAGAAAAATTCTAATTTGACTGAGGAAGCATGCCAACATACCCTGGCTATGTTAAATAGCATTTTTATCATTGATGACTTAATCTGTATCCTTTAATTACAGTAAGTATTTGTGGGGTTTTTCCCCATTGCTGAGAAATTGTCCTAAATGTACCTGCACCTGAATGTTCCTCTGACCCATAGAGCAAGTGAAGCAAGTTCTGGTGAcagaaaatagaaacatctaaactCCTAACATAAGCATCTTAAGGATCTCTATGGAGACCCTTAAAAAGCTCCATAGAACTGGAAGCAAAAAGCTGGCCACGTAACTCTGAGGCCAAAAGCACGTATTTTAAAACAGCATGGTGTCACCAAATGTCTGCATAATCTATGTTATCACAACTATAACATTTGGGTTTGGGCATTCAGAATGATGCTTAAACGGTCATTTTTTGCCCAGAATGAGGGGTTgatttacttctttttttttaaatccactgAGCATTGAAACACACCGACTCATGTCAACTGCACAGATTGCTATATGCAACCCTGCATTTATAAGTTAGGAAACCTTTACTTTATTTTAGAACCGTGGCTTTCAAGTAAGCCCCTTGTGCATCTGTGTTAGTGTTGCAAATTACCTCAAGTAAAATGTTAGGACATCCAATCTTGAGATTAATCTCAGAAAATGAACTGACAACACAGGTTTGGTAAATACTGGTTAATCCATACTTCATATTACAGAGGTGTGAAAGAAATAAGACAGACCAGTTTATTAAGAAAACGCCCGACTTCTGGGGCTTTAATGGTTTGTCGGTACAGAAACATGTTTAGACATTTTTCATTACAGTTTGACTAATCCACAATTTCCAGAAATACAGGAGCTTCTACTTCTAAATGTTCCTTATAGTAGGCCATCATCGATGTGTGCTTTAATAGAGAATATTGTTAGTTTACCTCCCTCCAAGACTTTCAATACGCTCCCTCTCTTTGGGTAATTCAGGTTTATGGTCTTGTGTGACTTCGACAGCTCTGATGAATGGGACTGATGGATCATCCTGGACACCCAGAACTATGGCTGAATCTCCTACGTGGGCCACATACATACGGTTTCCTCTGAGGACAACGACACTGGCAGTGGTGCCCGATGTACTAGGAAGGCCTGTGAGGGTTTTTGGCCACTCAGCTgtaaagaataatgaaagacAATACATATGTTTTTTGATTGTGTAATGTGTCTAAGGAGCTCAATGTTCAGCACTGGACTAACACTAAAGAACAatacactgtaaaaacaattattattattattatatatgcagaaaatgtgtgtataatatcacttctatgttattttgtagttttgtttgttttttcacttcTAAGCTTAGTTATCCGATAGTAATCAGGCCCCATCTGTCCAGAAACAGTGCTCACTTCAACAGACATGCGCAGTGGAA
This genomic window from Girardinichthys multiradiatus isolate DD_20200921_A chromosome 18, DD_fGirMul_XY1, whole genome shotgun sequence contains:
- the LOC124883539 gene encoding protein phosphatase 1D-like isoform X1 — its product is MEDALLMRVSVFTDQGGRKYMEDVTEVIVEPEPGEDEPTPDDQEASHGGALPVSSLAVDSYPDLKDETTEIVQFTEPPSKRVRTEDLIILEETFSPGSVCPTEDQPSTSSRSRRSVGFFAVFDGHGGSEAAQFARDCLWEYIKKQRGFWSDCDREVCAAIRKGFVACHQAMWKKLPEWPKTLTGLPSTSGTTASVVVLRGNRMYVAHVGDSAIVLGVQDDPSVPFIRAVEVTQDHKPELPKERERIESLGGSVIKKSGVNRVVWKRPRLSHNGPVRRSTVIDQIPFLAVARALGDLWSYDFYSGEFVVSPEPDTSVVILDARKHRYIILGSDGLWNMVPPQEAISMCQNNDEETEPCGVSSARQLVNHALLRWRQRMLRADNTSAIVIALLEPGGSQETFHNEEVLIDLAKVSQCSTSLSRADTPLLQQPLDEDSTSAMSELLPALERRDGLSGSKSLYHMTVSDPFALSPLCSNSSMDLPGQSSLTDRTVTGRTSNKRTLKGSLSSGPLAKKAKRRTSDRPPLVQHNTEKKQKESNNVSPILQQHSKTTVCVC
- the LOC124883539 gene encoding protein phosphatase 1D-like isoform X2 — protein: MEDALLMRVSVFTDQGGRKYMEDVTEVIVEPEPGEDEPTPDDQEASHGGALPVSSLAVDSYPDLKDETTEIVQFTEPPSKRVRTEDLIILEETFSPGSVCPTEDQPSTSSRSRRSVGFFAVFDGHGGSEAAQFARDCLWEYIKKQRGFWSDCDREVCAAIRKGFVACHQAMWKKLPEWPKTLTGLPSTSGTTASVVVLRGNRMYVAHVGDSAIVLGVQDDPSVPFIRAVEVTQDHKPELPKERERIESLGGSVIKKSGVNRVVWKRPRLSHNGPVRRSTVIDQIPFLAVARALGDLWSYDFYSGEFVVSPEPDTSVVILDARKHRYIILGSDGLWNMVPPQEAISMCQNNDEETEPCGVSSARQLVNHALLRWRQRMLRADNTSAIVIALLEPGGSQETFHNEEVLIDLAKVSQCSTSLSRADTPLLQPLDEDSTSAMSELLPALERRDGLSGSKSLYHMTVSDPFALSPLCSNSSMDLPGQSSLTDRTVTGRTSNKRTLKGSLSSGPLAKKAKRRTSDRPPLVQHNTEKKQKESNNVSPILQQHSKTTVCVC